The Daucus carota subsp. sativus chromosome 2, DH1 v3.0, whole genome shotgun sequence genome includes a window with the following:
- the LOC108209199 gene encoding LEAF RUST 10 DISEASE-RESISTANCE LOCUS RECEPTOR-LIKE PROTEIN KINASE-like 1.2 isoform X2 has product MRAIYHCHIHVCLLISVISLFFNRCCCVDQQYEACVPRNCGSLSISFPFFIVGTQEAYCGSPGFNITCVNNTKPLLRIPDYNEALLVDEIFYDNRSLRVSNAALRSNEGSCGAVREIARNLSVRSDHFEYANDSRLVLLWDCSGIEPRLDRYRVGCDGISYLVMKGNDANLKGSTDACKTRAEAAVIDDEQIVTGSNYSTVMRRGFVLKWRATDCTECKLTQGRCGFDIEHDQFLCFCPDRPHYKNCTATPAATKVNGKRNSRVILPTAILGASFVLMICLFTIIWMYKGCGNIFTTFLSKKTSSDIDDDISYFGVPVFSYKDLEEATHKFDASKELGDGGYGTVYYGKLKDGREVAVKRLYENNFKRQEQFMNEIEILTRLRHRNLVLLYGCTSHRSHELLLVYEYIPNGTVADHLHGDRAENEPLTWHVRMHIALETASALAYLHKSDIIHRDVKTNNILLDKNFTVKVADFGLSRLFPTAATHVSTAPQGTPGYVDPEYHQCYQLTDKSDVYSFGVVLIELISSMPAVDISRSRNEINLANLAVNRIQKCAFDELIDPSLGYKSDPVIERMTTSVAELAFRCLQLEKELRPAMDEVYECLRQIQVVDESNKAKPQPSPESENVVLLKNKTCPASPVTVIDNWMSSRSTTPSVSEI; this is encoded by the exons ATGAGAGCCATTTATCATTGTCATATACATGTATGCTTACTCATCAGCGTTATCTCCTTATTCTTCAACAGATGTTGCTGTGTAGATCAACAATACGAAGCCTGCGTCCCAAGAAACTGCGGAAGCTTGAGTATAAGCTTCCCGTTCTTTATCGTGGGGACGCAAGAAGCTTACTGTGGATCCCCGGGGTTCAATATAACTTGCGTAAACAATACAAAGCCACTACTTAGAATCCCCGACTATAATGAGGCTTTGTTGGTTGATGAGATATTCTACGACAATCGATCTCTTCGTGTTTCCAACGCGGCTCTCAGATCAAACGAGGGAAGCTGCGGGGCTGTGCGAGAGATTGCGCGCAACTTGAGTGTGCGCAGTGATCATTTTGAGTACGCCAACGATTCGAGACTTGTGTTGTTATGGGATTGTTCTGGTATTGAACCAAGGTTAGACAGATACAGAGTTGGTTGCGATGGTATTAGTTATCTGGTAATGAAAGGGAACGATGCAAATTTAAAGGGGTCGACTGATGCTTGTAAGACGAGGGCCGAGGCAGCTGTGATAGATGATGAACAAATTGTGACTGGTTCGAATTATTCGACAGTGATGAGAAGGGGGTTTGTTTTGAAATGGAGGGCTACGGATTGTACAGAATGCAAGCTAACTCAGGGGCGTTGCGGATTCGACATCGAACATGACCAGTTTCTCTGTTTCTGTCCAGACAGGCCTCATTATAAGAATTGCACTGCAACTCCAGCTGCAACAA AAGTGAATGGTAAAAGAAATTCAAGAGTGATCCTACCAACAG CCATATTGGGAGCTTCCTTTGTCCTTATGATCTGCTTGTTCACCATCATCTGGATGTACAAGGGCTGCGGTAATATTTTCACTACTTTCCTGTCGAAGAAGACATCCTCTGACATTGACGATGATATTTCATATTTCGGGGTGCCTGTCTTCTCCTACAAAGATCTTGAAGAGGCTACTCATAAGTTCGATGCATCCAAAGAACTCGGAGATGGAGGTTATGGAACTGTCTATTAtg GCAAACTAAAAGATGGCCGAGAGGTTGCAGTTAAAAGGCTTTACGAAAACAACTTTAAGCGACAGGAACAGTTCATGAATGAGATTGAAATCCTCACACGCTTACGCCACCGCAATCTTGTGTTACTGTATGGTTGCACCTCTCACCGCAGTCATGAGCTTCTACTTGTTTATGAGTATATTCCCAATGGCACGGTGGCTGATCATCTTCATGGCGATAGAGCGGAAAATGAACCACTTACATGGCATGTCAGAATGCACATTGCCCTGGAAACGGCGAGTGCCTTGGCTTATCTTCATAAATCAGATATTATACACCGGGATGTCAAGACCAACAACATACTCTTAGACAAGAATTTTACTGTCAAAGTTGCAGATTTTGGGCTCTCGAGGCTTTTCCCAACTGCggctactcatgtttcaacagCTCCTCAAGGCACTCCAGGTTATGTTGATCCAGAGTATCACCAGTGCTACCAGTTGACTGATAAAAGTGATGTTTATAGTTTCGGGGTGGTTCTTATTGAACTCATATCATCCATGCCTGCAGTTGACATAAGTAGGAGTAGAAATGAGATTAACTTGGCTAATCTAGCTGTAAACAGGATTCAGAAATGCGCATTTGATGAATTGATTGACCCGAGTCTTGGATACAAATCTGATCCTGTTATTGAAAGGATGACTACTTCAGTGGCGGAACTAGCTTTCCGGTGTTTGCAACTAGAGAAGGAGTTGAGACCTGCGATGGATGAAGTCTATGAATGTCTGAGGCAAATCCAGGTTGTTGATGAATCAAATAAAGCCAAGCCACAGCCGTCACCGGAGTCTGAAAATGTGGTATTGTTGAAGAATAAAACATGTCCAGCTTCTCCAGTGACTGTGATCGACAACTGGATGAGCAGTAGATCTACCACACCAAGTGTTAGTGAGATATAA
- the LOC108209199 gene encoding LEAF RUST 10 DISEASE-RESISTANCE LOCUS RECEPTOR-LIKE PROTEIN KINASE-like 1.2 isoform X1, with translation MRAIYHCHIHVCLLISVISLFFNRCCCVDQQYEACVPRNCGSLSISFPFFIVGTQEAYCGSPGFNITCVNNTKPLLRIPDYNEALLVDEIFYDNRSLRVSNAALRSNEGSCGAVREIARNLSVRSDHFEYANDSRLVLLWDCSGIEPRLDRYRVGCDGISYLVMKGNDANLKGSTDACKTRAEAAVIDDEQIVTGSNYSTVMRRGFVLKWRATDCTECKLTQGRCGFDIEHDQFLCFCPDRPHYKNCTATPAATKVNGKRNSRVILPTGTAILGASFVLMICLFTIIWMYKGCGNIFTTFLSKKTSSDIDDDISYFGVPVFSYKDLEEATHKFDASKELGDGGYGTVYYGKLKDGREVAVKRLYENNFKRQEQFMNEIEILTRLRHRNLVLLYGCTSHRSHELLLVYEYIPNGTVADHLHGDRAENEPLTWHVRMHIALETASALAYLHKSDIIHRDVKTNNILLDKNFTVKVADFGLSRLFPTAATHVSTAPQGTPGYVDPEYHQCYQLTDKSDVYSFGVVLIELISSMPAVDISRSRNEINLANLAVNRIQKCAFDELIDPSLGYKSDPVIERMTTSVAELAFRCLQLEKELRPAMDEVYECLRQIQVVDESNKAKPQPSPESENVVLLKNKTCPASPVTVIDNWMSSRSTTPSVSEI, from the exons ATGAGAGCCATTTATCATTGTCATATACATGTATGCTTACTCATCAGCGTTATCTCCTTATTCTTCAACAGATGTTGCTGTGTAGATCAACAATACGAAGCCTGCGTCCCAAGAAACTGCGGAAGCTTGAGTATAAGCTTCCCGTTCTTTATCGTGGGGACGCAAGAAGCTTACTGTGGATCCCCGGGGTTCAATATAACTTGCGTAAACAATACAAAGCCACTACTTAGAATCCCCGACTATAATGAGGCTTTGTTGGTTGATGAGATATTCTACGACAATCGATCTCTTCGTGTTTCCAACGCGGCTCTCAGATCAAACGAGGGAAGCTGCGGGGCTGTGCGAGAGATTGCGCGCAACTTGAGTGTGCGCAGTGATCATTTTGAGTACGCCAACGATTCGAGACTTGTGTTGTTATGGGATTGTTCTGGTATTGAACCAAGGTTAGACAGATACAGAGTTGGTTGCGATGGTATTAGTTATCTGGTAATGAAAGGGAACGATGCAAATTTAAAGGGGTCGACTGATGCTTGTAAGACGAGGGCCGAGGCAGCTGTGATAGATGATGAACAAATTGTGACTGGTTCGAATTATTCGACAGTGATGAGAAGGGGGTTTGTTTTGAAATGGAGGGCTACGGATTGTACAGAATGCAAGCTAACTCAGGGGCGTTGCGGATTCGACATCGAACATGACCAGTTTCTCTGTTTCTGTCCAGACAGGCCTCATTATAAGAATTGCACTGCAACTCCAGCTGCAACAA AAGTGAATGGTAAAAGAAATTCAAGAGTGATCCTACCAACAGGTACCG CCATATTGGGAGCTTCCTTTGTCCTTATGATCTGCTTGTTCACCATCATCTGGATGTACAAGGGCTGCGGTAATATTTTCACTACTTTCCTGTCGAAGAAGACATCCTCTGACATTGACGATGATATTTCATATTTCGGGGTGCCTGTCTTCTCCTACAAAGATCTTGAAGAGGCTACTCATAAGTTCGATGCATCCAAAGAACTCGGAGATGGAGGTTATGGAACTGTCTATTAtg GCAAACTAAAAGATGGCCGAGAGGTTGCAGTTAAAAGGCTTTACGAAAACAACTTTAAGCGACAGGAACAGTTCATGAATGAGATTGAAATCCTCACACGCTTACGCCACCGCAATCTTGTGTTACTGTATGGTTGCACCTCTCACCGCAGTCATGAGCTTCTACTTGTTTATGAGTATATTCCCAATGGCACGGTGGCTGATCATCTTCATGGCGATAGAGCGGAAAATGAACCACTTACATGGCATGTCAGAATGCACATTGCCCTGGAAACGGCGAGTGCCTTGGCTTATCTTCATAAATCAGATATTATACACCGGGATGTCAAGACCAACAACATACTCTTAGACAAGAATTTTACTGTCAAAGTTGCAGATTTTGGGCTCTCGAGGCTTTTCCCAACTGCggctactcatgtttcaacagCTCCTCAAGGCACTCCAGGTTATGTTGATCCAGAGTATCACCAGTGCTACCAGTTGACTGATAAAAGTGATGTTTATAGTTTCGGGGTGGTTCTTATTGAACTCATATCATCCATGCCTGCAGTTGACATAAGTAGGAGTAGAAATGAGATTAACTTGGCTAATCTAGCTGTAAACAGGATTCAGAAATGCGCATTTGATGAATTGATTGACCCGAGTCTTGGATACAAATCTGATCCTGTTATTGAAAGGATGACTACTTCAGTGGCGGAACTAGCTTTCCGGTGTTTGCAACTAGAGAAGGAGTTGAGACCTGCGATGGATGAAGTCTATGAATGTCTGAGGCAAATCCAGGTTGTTGATGAATCAAATAAAGCCAAGCCACAGCCGTCACCGGAGTCTGAAAATGTGGTATTGTTGAAGAATAAAACATGTCCAGCTTCTCCAGTGACTGTGATCGACAACTGGATGAGCAGTAGATCTACCACACCAAGTGTTAGTGAGATATAA